A DNA window from Pseudomonas wuhanensis contains the following coding sequences:
- the mvaT gene encoding histone-like nucleoid-structuring protein MvaT encodes MSLINEYRATEEAIKELQARLKNLSQDDKLQTELEFEGKLRTLMGEYSKSLRDIIALLDPESKTKAPRGGAVKTTGTKRARKVKQYKNPHNGEVIETKGGNHKTLKEWKAKWGGDVVESWATLLG; translated from the coding sequence ATGTCCTTGATCAACGAATATCGCGCCACCGAAGAAGCTATCAAAGAGCTGCAAGCCCGTTTGAAGAATCTGTCCCAAGACGACAAACTGCAAACCGAGCTGGAATTCGAAGGCAAACTGCGCACCCTGATGGGCGAATACTCCAAATCCCTGCGTGACATCATCGCGCTGTTGGATCCAGAGTCCAAAACCAAGGCTCCACGTGGCGGCGCAGTAAAAACTACTGGCACCAAACGTGCTCGCAAAGTTAAACAATACAAAAACCCGCACAACGGCGAAGTCATCGAAACCAAAGGTGGCAACCACAAGACTCTGAAAGAGTGGAAAGCCAAGTGGGGCGGTGACGTGGTTGAAAGCTGGGCTACCCTGCTGGGCTAA
- the purU gene encoding formyltetrahydrofolate deformylase, producing the protein MRTFRLVIACPDRVGIVAKVSNFLASHNGWITEASHHSDNLSGWFFMRHEIRADSLPFGIEAFREAFAPIAEEFSMDWRITDTEQKKRVVLMASRESHCLADLLHRWHSDELDCEIACVISNHDDLRSMVEWHGIPYYHVPVNPQNKEPAFAEVSRLVKQHEAEVVVLARYMQILPPELCSEYAHKVINIHHSFLPSFVGAKPYHQASMRGVKLIGATCHYVTEELDAGPIIEQDVVRVSHSDSIEDMVRFGRDVEKMVLARGLRYHLEDRVLVHGNKTVVF; encoded by the coding sequence ATGCGCACTTTTCGGCTGGTGATTGCTTGCCCGGACCGCGTCGGCATCGTTGCTAAAGTCAGTAACTTTCTGGCGTCACATAATGGCTGGATCACTGAAGCGAGCCATCACTCGGATAATCTCAGTGGCTGGTTCTTCATGCGTCACGAAATTCGTGCCGATTCGCTGCCTTTCGGTATCGAAGCCTTTCGTGAAGCGTTTGCACCGATTGCCGAAGAGTTCTCGATGGACTGGCGCATCACCGACACCGAGCAGAAGAAACGCGTGGTGTTGATGGCCAGCCGTGAATCCCACTGCCTGGCCGACTTGCTGCACCGCTGGCACAGTGACGAACTGGACTGTGAAATCGCCTGCGTGATTTCCAATCACGATGATTTGCGCAGCATGGTCGAGTGGCACGGTATTCCTTACTACCATGTCCCGGTCAACCCACAGAACAAGGAGCCGGCCTTCGCCGAAGTTTCGCGTCTGGTCAAACAGCACGAAGCCGAAGTGGTGGTACTTGCCCGTTACATGCAGATTCTGCCGCCCGAGTTGTGCAGCGAATACGCCCATAAAGTCATCAATATTCACCACAGCTTCTTGCCGTCGTTTGTCGGCGCCAAGCCATATCACCAGGCGTCGATGCGCGGAGTGAAGTTGATCGGCGCTACCTGCCACTACGTCACCGAAGAGCTGGACGCCGGTCCGATCATCGAGCAAGACGTAGTGCGCGTGAGTCACAGCGACAGCATTGAAGACATGGTGCGCTTCGGCCGTGATGTCGAGAAAATGGTGCTGGCCCGTGGCCTGCGTTATCACCTGGAAGACCGGGTGCTGGTGCATGGCAACAAAACCGTCGTGTTCTGA
- a CDS encoding lysylphosphatidylglycerol synthase transmembrane domain-containing protein, producing MSRGILLVVALLAAVLIPSLLGGGETWSRLQSFPQKWLLIMFGMILLCWMLNTQRLRLLLGDQRDKVSRFKSLGVVMSAEFAYCATPGGSGGPLTIMALLARHGVRPARGSAVFAMDQLSDLLFFLCALSGILIYALFQHLSQRMEWLLTVSAISMFGGLFSCVLAARYHRSLIRLSGRLLARLNVKGATRMRWARKLLHFLAAFTDTLKLPFQTLITVFALTCLHWLLRYSVLYLALRGLGVDLQWAWCFLIQMLSLSAGQFSLLPGGAGAAELTSAALLAPMVGKSTAAAAILIWRTVTYYFYLVVGGPVFLLMLGRPLLRKLMKLKQA from the coding sequence ATGAGCCGCGGGATTCTGCTGGTCGTCGCCCTGCTCGCGGCGGTGCTCATTCCGTCGTTGCTGGGTGGCGGAGAAACATGGTCGCGGTTGCAAAGCTTTCCGCAGAAATGGTTGCTGATCATGTTCGGCATGATCCTGCTGTGCTGGATGCTCAACACCCAGCGCCTGCGCCTGTTGCTGGGTGATCAGCGCGACAAGGTAAGTCGCTTCAAAAGCCTTGGGGTGGTGATGTCTGCCGAATTCGCCTACTGCGCCACCCCCGGCGGCAGTGGCGGGCCGCTGACCATCATGGCGTTGCTGGCACGTCACGGCGTGCGGCCGGCCAGGGGCAGCGCCGTGTTCGCCATGGACCAATTGAGCGATCTGCTGTTTTTTCTCTGCGCGCTGAGCGGAATTCTGATTTATGCATTGTTCCAGCACCTCAGTCAGCGCATGGAATGGCTGCTGACCGTCAGCGCCATCTCGATGTTCGGTGGGTTATTCAGTTGCGTATTAGCGGCTCGCTACCACCGCTCGCTGATTCGTCTGAGTGGTCGGTTGCTCGCTCGTCTCAATGTCAAAGGCGCCACCCGGATGCGCTGGGCGCGAAAGCTCCTGCACTTCCTGGCGGCGTTCACTGACACACTGAAGTTGCCCTTTCAGACATTGATCACGGTGTTTGCACTGACCTGTCTGCATTGGCTCTTGCGCTATAGCGTGCTGTATCTGGCATTGCGTGGGCTGGGCGTGGATCTGCAGTGGGCCTGGTGTTTTCTGATCCAGATGCTGTCACTGAGTGCGGGGCAGTTCAGCCTGTTGCCGGGCGGTGCCGGGGCGGCGGAATTGACATCGGCGGCGCTGCTGGCGCCCATGGTCGGAAAATCCACCGCGGCGGCGGCGATTCTGATCTGGCGGACAGTGACCTATTACTTCTATCTGGTGGTCGGTGGCCCGGTGTTTTTGCTGATGCTCGGGCGGCCATTGCTCAGGAAGTTGATGAAGCTCAAGCAGGCTTAA
- a CDS encoding polysaccharide deacetylase family protein, which yields MVEPMNAPSLLLVLHDVAPHTWPDYQAFVEAVDALGEVPITWLVVPNYHKHNDLDAYPAFRRLLTRRVACGDELALHGYFHCDEGPIPITPRDWFMRRIYTHEGEFYDLSQEAALTRLRAGIEVFHRYNWPLEGFVAPAWLMSEGTRQALRQLPLRYTSDSQHLYRLPDFTAIDAPCLVWSARSAWRRGLSKIVSDQREQRWRQAPVIRLGLHPVDMRHEFSRHYWLHTLKRLLDEGRVPMTKANWLAKQRDPIGRAA from the coding sequence ATGGTTGAGCCCATGAACGCGCCCAGCCTGTTACTGGTATTGCACGACGTTGCGCCGCACACCTGGCCCGATTATCAAGCCTTCGTCGAAGCCGTCGACGCGCTGGGCGAGGTGCCGATTACCTGGCTGGTGGTGCCCAATTACCACAAGCATAACGACCTGGACGCGTATCCGGCGTTTCGACGTTTGCTGACCCGCCGCGTCGCTTGCGGCGACGAACTGGCACTGCACGGTTACTTTCATTGCGATGAAGGACCGATCCCCATCACTCCCCGAGACTGGTTCATGCGCCGGATCTACACCCATGAAGGCGAGTTCTACGACCTGTCACAGGAAGCCGCCCTCACCCGCCTGCGTGCCGGAATCGAGGTGTTCCACCGCTACAACTGGCCATTGGAAGGTTTCGTCGCTCCTGCCTGGCTGATGAGCGAAGGCACCCGCCAAGCCTTGCGCCAGTTACCGCTGCGCTACACCAGCGACTCGCAGCATCTGTATCGATTGCCGGATTTCACCGCGATCGATGCCCCGTGCCTGGTCTGGAGCGCGCGCAGCGCCTGGCGTCGCGGCCTGTCGAAAATCGTCAGCGATCAGCGTGAACAACGCTGGCGCCAGGCGCCGGTGATTCGTCTCGGTCTGCACCCCGTGGACATGCGCCATGAGTTCTCGCGTCACTACTGGCTGCACACCCTCAAGCGCTTGCTCGACGAGGGTCGTGTGCCCATGACCAAGGCCAACTGGCTGGCAAAGCAACGCGACCCCATCGGTCGCGCCGCATGA
- a CDS encoding glycosyltransferase family 4 protein has translation MFIVHIADITMFYAPASGGVRTYLDAKHRRLGNKPGIRHSLLIPGAHLSEQDGIYTVPAPALPFGKGYRFPLRLAPWRNVLQDLQPDLIEVGDPYLTAWAALDAKRQLDVPVIGFYHSDLPLLVSNRMGNWVTPNVEAYVSKLYGNFDRVLAPSQIMADKLIGLGVKNVFVQPLGVDLQTFNPSKRDPGLRAELGIDENTHLLIFAGRGSKEKNLPVLLKCMKRLGRRYHLLLVGSSMPTLVPRNVTVLDEFYPAAQVARLMASADALVHAGDQETFGLVVLEAMASGIPVVAVAAGAFQEIVTDQCGLLCAPNNPAAMANAVRELFSQGSAALGKQARRHVEQHYAWDIVVDSLLGHYHAVLGTQWPLTANG, from the coding sequence ATGTTCATCGTGCATATCGCTGACATAACCATGTTCTACGCCCCTGCCAGCGGTGGCGTGCGCACTTATCTGGATGCCAAACACCGCCGCTTGGGCAATAAGCCAGGCATTCGTCACAGCTTGCTGATCCCTGGGGCTCATTTGAGTGAACAGGATGGCATTTACACGGTTCCGGCCCCTGCCCTGCCCTTTGGCAAGGGTTATCGCTTCCCCCTCCGTCTCGCGCCGTGGCGCAATGTTCTGCAGGATTTGCAGCCCGATCTGATTGAAGTCGGCGACCCATACCTGACTGCCTGGGCTGCTTTGGACGCCAAGCGTCAACTTGATGTGCCGGTGATCGGTTTTTATCATTCAGACCTGCCGCTGCTGGTCAGCAATCGCATGGGCAACTGGGTTACACCCAATGTCGAAGCTTATGTAAGCAAGCTCTATGGCAACTTCGATCGGGTGCTGGCACCGAGTCAAATCATGGCCGATAAACTGATCGGGTTGGGCGTGAAGAACGTTTTCGTACAACCACTGGGCGTCGACCTGCAAACGTTCAACCCCAGTAAACGGGATCCAGGCTTGCGGGCCGAATTGGGCATCGATGAAAACACTCACCTGCTGATCTTCGCCGGTCGAGGATCCAAGGAAAAAAACCTGCCGGTGCTGCTCAAATGCATGAAACGCCTGGGTCGTCGCTATCACCTGTTACTGGTGGGTTCGTCAATGCCGACCCTGGTACCGCGCAATGTCACCGTCCTCGATGAGTTCTACCCGGCAGCGCAGGTCGCGCGATTGATGGCCAGTGCCGATGCGCTGGTGCATGCCGGTGATCAGGAAACCTTTGGCTTGGTGGTCCTCGAAGCCATGGCCAGCGGCATTCCGGTGGTGGCCGTGGCGGCTGGGGCTTTTCAGGAAATTGTCACCGATCAATGCGGCCTGCTTTGCGCGCCGAACAATCCAGCGGCGATGGCCAACGCTGTGCGCGAACTGTTCAGTCAGGGCAGCGCCGCGCTGGGCAAACAAGCCCGCCGCCATGTCGAGCAACATTACGCTTGGGATATCGTGGTCGACAGCCTGTTGGGGCACTATCACGCCGTACTCGGCACTCAATGGCCACTGACCGCCAATGGTTGA
- a CDS encoding methyl-accepting chemotaxis protein produces the protein MFNSDQQASRTSSVAAAINQLGAAAQEIARNAAQASSQASDARSLAEDGQQVVDRSIAAMNQLSSMLSASSTNIESLNSKTVNIGQILEVITSISQQTNLLALNAAIEAARAGEAGRGFAVVADEVRNLAHRTQESAQQVQTMIEELQVGARESVSTMSDSQRHSQDSVEIANLAGERLNSVTLRIGEIDGMNQSVATATEEQTAVVESINVDITEINTLNQEGVENLQSTLRACSDLEQQASRLKQLVGSFRI, from the coding sequence ATGTTCAATTCCGACCAGCAAGCCTCACGCACCAGCAGTGTCGCCGCGGCAATCAACCAGCTCGGCGCCGCCGCCCAGGAAATCGCCCGCAACGCAGCCCAGGCGTCAAGCCAGGCCAGCGACGCGCGCAGTCTGGCCGAGGACGGCCAGCAAGTGGTGGATCGCAGCATTGCCGCGATGAATCAGCTGTCGAGCATGCTCAGCGCCTCGAGTACCAACATCGAATCGCTGAACAGCAAAACCGTGAACATCGGGCAGATTCTCGAAGTGATCACCAGCATCTCCCAGCAAACCAACCTGCTGGCGCTTAACGCGGCGATCGAAGCGGCGCGGGCCGGTGAAGCCGGGCGTGGTTTTGCCGTGGTGGCCGATGAGGTGCGCAACCTGGCGCACCGCACGCAAGAGTCGGCGCAACAGGTGCAAACCATGATCGAGGAGCTGCAAGTCGGTGCCCGCGAATCCGTCAGCACCATGAGCGACAGCCAGCGCCACAGTCAGGACAGCGTGGAAATCGCCAACCTGGCTGGTGAACGCTTGAACAGCGTGACGTTGCGCATCGGTGAAATCGACGGCATGAACCAGTCCGTGGCCACAGCGACCGAGGAACAGACGGCGGTGGTTGAGTCGATCAACGTGGATATCACCGAAATCAACACCTTGAACCAGGAAGGCGTGGAAAACCTGCAATCGACCTTGCGTGCGTGCTCGGACCTTGAGCAACAGGCTTCGCGCTTGAAGCAGTTGGTGGGCAGTTTCCGTATTTAA
- a CDS encoding helicase HerA-like domain-containing protein produces the protein MPDSSQLVIGADLTGQSIAQAMRLANRHGLVAGATGTGKTVTLQRLAEAFSDAGVAVFAADIKGDLCGLGAAGNPQGKVADRIAGMPWLNHKPQAYPVTLWDINGQSGHPLRTTLSEMGPLLLGSLLELTDSQQSALYAAFKVADREGLLLLDLKDLKALLNHLRDNPELLGDDAALMTTGSSQALLRRLATLEQQGAEALFGEPALQLEDMLQPALDGRGRIHLLDASRLVHEAPKVYATFLLWLLAELFEQLPERGDAEKPLLALFFDEAHLLFAGTPKALQERLEQVVRLIRSKGVGVYFVTQSPGDLPDDVLAQLGLRIQHGLRAFTAKEQKSLRAVAEGFRPNPAFDALSVLTELGIGEALVGTLQDKGTPGMVQRVLVAPPQSRIGPLTETERTVLIAGSPFKGRYDKPVDRESAYEVLMGRKGLAPDPEAAPGKPAPEEPSFTDKAGELLGTAAGQALKSAMRQAANQLGRQLVRGLMGSLLGGSKRR, from the coding sequence ATGCCTGACTCATCGCAACTCGTTATCGGCGCCGATCTCACGGGCCAGTCCATCGCCCAGGCCATGCGCCTGGCCAACCGTCATGGCCTGGTAGCGGGCGCTACCGGGACCGGTAAAACCGTCACCTTGCAGCGCCTGGCCGAAGCCTTCAGCGATGCCGGTGTGGCGGTGTTCGCGGCGGATATCAAAGGCGACCTGTGCGGCCTGGGCGCTGCCGGCAACCCTCAAGGCAAGGTCGCGGACCGGATCGCCGGGATGCCCTGGCTGAACCATAAGCCTCAGGCGTATCCGGTGACCTTGTGGGACATTAACGGTCAGTCCGGTCATCCACTGCGCACCACCTTGAGCGAAATGGGCCCGTTGCTGCTCGGCAGCCTGCTGGAACTGACCGACAGTCAGCAGTCGGCACTTTATGCCGCGTTCAAGGTGGCCGACCGCGAAGGGTTGTTGCTGCTGGATTTGAAGGATTTGAAGGCGCTGCTCAATCACCTGCGCGACAACCCCGAATTGCTGGGGGATGACGCCGCGTTGATGACCACCGGTTCCAGCCAGGCGCTGTTGCGCCGTTTGGCGACGCTGGAACAGCAGGGCGCCGAAGCGTTGTTCGGCGAACCGGCGCTGCAACTCGAAGACATGTTGCAACCGGCCCTGGATGGTCGCGGGCGCATTCACTTGCTCGATGCCAGTCGTCTGGTGCATGAAGCGCCGAAGGTCTATGCGACGTTCCTGCTCTGGCTGCTGGCCGAACTGTTCGAGCAATTGCCGGAGCGTGGTGATGCCGAGAAACCGCTGCTGGCGCTGTTTTTCGACGAAGCGCACTTGTTGTTCGCCGGTACGCCCAAGGCGTTGCAGGAGCGTTTGGAACAGGTAGTGCGACTGATCCGCTCGAAAGGCGTGGGGGTATATTTCGTTACCCAATCACCGGGCGACTTGCCCGATGATGTGCTGGCTCAACTGGGCCTGCGCATTCAGCACGGTTTGCGCGCGTTTACTGCCAAAGAACAGAAATCCCTGCGCGCCGTGGCCGAGGGCTTCCGGCCGAACCCGGCATTTGACGCCTTGTCAGTATTGACGGAGCTGGGGATCGGCGAGGCGCTGGTCGGCACCCTGCAAGACAAGGGCACGCCGGGGATGGTCCAGCGTGTATTGGTTGCACCGCCGCAATCGCGGATCGGGCCGTTGACCGAGACCGAACGCACCGTGCTGATCGCCGGTTCGCCGTTCAAGGGGCGTTACGACAAACCGGTCGATCGCGAATCAGCTTATGAAGTGCTGATGGGGCGTAAAGGGCTGGCGCCGGATCCTGAAGCAGCGCCGGGCAAACCTGCACCTGAAGAGCCGAGTTTCACCGACAAGGCCGGGGAACTCCTCGGCACGGCGGCAGGCCAGGCATTGAAATCAGCTATGCGACAGGCGGCAAATCAATTGGGCCGACAATTGGTACGCGGGTTGATGGGCTCATTGCTCGGCGGCAGCAAACGCCGCTGA
- a CDS encoding DUF721 domain-containing protein — translation MAFRPLTARAPAVLLREAKPLKAIFGHAQRLGHLQRLVESQLQPAAREHCHVASWREGSLLLIVTDGHWATRLRYQQKRLQRQLQLFDEFASLTRILFKVQPPTVQQGAAGHTINLSTDAAATIQATADGITDPNLRAALERLAAHAKPKT, via the coding sequence ATGGCATTTCGCCCTCTCACGGCCAGAGCACCCGCCGTTCTGCTTCGCGAAGCCAAACCGCTGAAAGCCATCTTTGGCCACGCTCAACGCCTGGGTCATTTACAACGCCTGGTGGAAAGCCAGTTGCAGCCGGCTGCCCGCGAGCATTGCCATGTGGCGTCGTGGCGTGAAGGCAGTTTATTGCTGATTGTCACCGACGGCCACTGGGCCACCCGCCTGCGCTATCAGCAAAAGCGTCTGCAACGGCAGTTACAGCTGTTCGACGAGTTCGCCAGCCTGACGCGGATCCTGTTCAAGGTTCAGCCGCCTACCGTTCAGCAAGGGGCTGCGGGGCATACGATAAATTTGTCGACCGATGCGGCGGCGACCATTCAGGCAACGGCTGACGGGATTACCGACCCGAACCTGCGGGCGGCCCTCGAACGCCTGGCGGCGCACGCCAAACCCAAAACCTGA
- the secA gene encoding preprotein translocase subunit SecA, giving the protein MFAPLLKKLFGSKNEREVKRMLKTVQLVNAFEEQMVALSDDQLRAKTDEFKARLAKGESLDKLLPEAFAVAREAGKRVMGMRHFDVQLIGGMTLHEGMIAEMRTGEGKTLVATLGVYLNALSGKGVHVVTVNDYLARRDANWMRPLYEFLGMTVGVVTPFQPPEEKRAAYAADITYGTNNEFGFDYLRDNMAFSMEEKFQRELNFAVIDEVDSILIDEARTPLIISGQAEDSSKLYIEINKLIPQLQLHVEEVEGEVTKAGHYTVDEKTRQVELNEAGHQFIEDMLTRVGLLAEGESLYSAHNLGLLTHVYAGLRAHKLFNRNVEYIVQDGQVVLVDEHTGRTMPGRRLSEGLHQAIEAKENLNIQAESQTLASTTFQNYFRLYNKLSGMTGTADTEAFEFHQIYGLQVMVIPPNKPLARKDYNDLVFLTAEEKYAAIINDIKECMTQGRPVLVGTATIETSEHMSSLLVKEGIEHKVLNAKFHEKEAEIIAQAGRPGALTIATNMAGRGTDILLGGNWEVEVASLENPTPEQIAQIKADWQKRHQQVLESGGLQVIASERHESRRIDNQLRGRAGRQGDAGSSRFYLSLEDSLMRIFASDRVKNFMKALGMQSGEAIEHRMVTNAIEKAQRKVEGRNFDIRKQLLEFDDVNNEQRKVIYHMRNSLLAADNIGETIADFRQDVLNATVSAHIPPQSLPEQWDVAGLEAALQSDFGVALPIQQWLDEDDHLYEETLREKLMNELIAAYNEKEDQAGAEALRTFEKQIVLRVLDDLWKDHLSTMDHLRHGIHLRGYAQKNPKQEYKRESFTLFSELLDSIKRDSIRVLSHVQVRREDPIEEEARLRQEAEALAARMQFQHDEAPGLEQPEVLGEEVDVALATAPVRNEQKLGRNELCYCGSGKKYKHCHGQIQ; this is encoded by the coding sequence ATGTTTGCGCCTTTGTTAAAGAAACTTTTTGGAAGCAAGAACGAGCGTGAAGTCAAACGCATGCTCAAGACGGTGCAGCTCGTCAATGCCTTCGAAGAGCAAATGGTAGCCCTTTCGGACGATCAATTGCGTGCCAAGACCGACGAGTTCAAGGCCCGCCTCGCCAAAGGGGAATCCCTCGACAAACTGCTGCCAGAAGCCTTTGCGGTCGCCCGCGAAGCCGGCAAGCGCGTCATGGGTATGCGCCACTTCGATGTCCAGCTGATCGGCGGCATGACCTTGCATGAAGGCATGATCGCGGAAATGCGTACCGGTGAAGGCAAGACCCTGGTGGCGACACTGGGTGTTTACCTCAACGCGCTGTCCGGCAAGGGCGTGCACGTTGTGACGGTGAACGACTACCTGGCCCGCCGTGACGCCAACTGGATGCGTCCGCTCTACGAATTCCTCGGCATGACGGTCGGCGTGGTCACCCCATTCCAGCCGCCGGAAGAGAAGCGCGCCGCTTACGCCGCCGACATCACCTACGGCACCAACAACGAATTCGGTTTCGACTACCTGCGCGACAACATGGCGTTCAGCATGGAAGAAAAATTCCAGCGCGAACTCAATTTTGCCGTGATCGACGAAGTCGACTCCATCCTCATCGACGAAGCCCGTACCCCGCTGATCATCTCTGGTCAGGCCGAGGACAGCTCCAAGCTGTACATCGAGATCAACAAACTGATCCCGCAGCTGCAATTGCACGTCGAAGAAGTCGAAGGCGAAGTCACCAAGGCTGGCCACTACACCGTGGACGAGAAGACCCGTCAGGTCGAACTCAACGAAGCCGGTCACCAGTTCATCGAAGACATGCTGACCCGCGTCGGCCTGCTGGCTGAAGGCGAGAGCCTGTACTCGGCGCATAACCTCGGTCTGCTGACCCACGTTTATGCCGGCCTGCGTGCGCACAAACTGTTCAATCGCAACGTCGAATACATCGTGCAGGACGGTCAGGTCGTGCTGGTCGACGAACACACCGGCCGCACCATGCCGGGTCGCCGTTTGTCCGAAGGCCTGCACCAGGCCATCGAAGCCAAGGAAAACCTGAATATCCAGGCCGAGAGCCAGACACTGGCGTCGACCACGTTCCAGAACTACTTCCGTCTGTACAACAAGCTGTCCGGCATGACCGGTACCGCAGACACCGAAGCGTTCGAGTTCCACCAGATCTACGGTCTGCAGGTCATGGTGATTCCGCCGAACAAACCGTTGGCGCGTAAAGACTACAACGACCTGGTGTTCCTGACCGCCGAAGAGAAATACGCGGCGATCATCAACGACATCAAGGAGTGCATGACTCAGGGCCGTCCGGTGCTGGTGGGTACCGCCACCATCGAAACGTCCGAGCACATGTCCAGCCTGCTCGTGAAGGAAGGCATCGAACACAAGGTTCTGAACGCCAAGTTCCACGAAAAAGAAGCCGAAATCATTGCTCAGGCCGGTCGTCCGGGCGCACTGACCATCGCCACCAACATGGCCGGTCGTGGTACCGACATTCTGTTGGGCGGTAACTGGGAAGTGGAAGTCGCTTCGCTGGAAAACCCGACCCCTGAGCAGATTGCCCAGATCAAGGCCGACTGGCAGAAGCGTCACCAGCAAGTGCTGGAGTCGGGCGGCTTGCAGGTGATCGCTTCCGAGCGTCACGAATCGCGCCGTATCGACAACCAGTTGCGCGGTCGTGCCGGTCGTCAGGGCGACGCCGGTTCCAGCCGTTTCTACCTGTCGCTGGAAGACAGCCTGATGCGCATCTTCGCCTCTGACCGGGTGAAGAACTTCATGAAGGCGCTGGGCATGCAGTCCGGTGAAGCGATCGAGCACCGCATGGTGACCAACGCCATCGAGAAGGCTCAGCGCAAGGTTGAAGGTCGTAACTTCGACATTCGTAAACAGCTGCTCGAGTTCGACGACGTCAACAACGAACAACGTAAAGTGATCTATCACATGCGTAACAGTTTGTTGGCCGCTGACAACATTGGCGAAACCATCGCCGATTTCCGTCAGGACGTGCTCAACGCAACCGTCAGCGCGCACATTCCACCGCAATCGCTGCCAGAGCAGTGGGACGTGGCCGGTCTGGAAGCGGCGCTGCAGAGCGACTTCGGTGTGGCGTTGCCGATCCAGCAATGGCTGGACGAAGACGATCACCTGTATGAAGAAACCCTGCGCGAGAAGCTGATGAACGAGCTGATCGCCGCGTACAACGAGAAAGAAGACCAGGCCGGTGCCGAAGCACTGCGCACCTTCGAGAAGCAAATCGTTCTGCGCGTACTGGACGACCTGTGGAAAGACCACCTGTCGACCATGGATCACCTGCGTCACGGCATCCACTTGCGTGGTTATGCGCAGAAGAACCCGAAACAGGAATACAAGCGCGAGTCCTTCACCTTGTTCTCCGAGTTGTTGGATTCGATCAAGCGCGACTCGATCCGTGTGCTGTCGCACGTTCAGGTTCGCCGCGAAGACCCGATCGAAGAAGAAGCTCGCCTGCGTCAGGAAGCCGAAGCACTGGCTGCGCGCATGCAGTTCCAGCACGACGAAGCCCCTGGCCTGGAGCAACCGGAAGTGTTGGGTGAAGAGGTCGATGTAGCCCTCGCCACCGCACCGGTGCGCAACGAGCAGAAGCTGGGTCGTAACGAGCTGTGCTACTGCGGTTCGGGCAAGAAGTACAAGCATTGCCACGGGCAGATCCAGTAA